Genomic segment of Candidatus Rokuibacteriota bacterium:
ACCTATGGCTACCTCTGACCAACCGCCTCGAGTCACGTCACGGCGCAGAGCCCGCCTTCGAAGCTAATGGCGGTGCCCGCTCGCTGGCTGGCGCAGGCGGAGGCAGCGCTGGGCCGCTCGGCTTAAATGCATCACGAGCGGAGGCCGGCCTGTAAGCTGCTTTGGGCGGCCACCGCCGAGGAGACCTAGCAACTCACGTTGAACCGGGCCGAGCCAGCCGGACTCTCAACCGGAGTGGCCGAATTCTGGGGGCAGGTCACAGACGCTGCGTCATCTGAGTGAGCAGGAGGTTCGGGAGATTAATTTTATTATCAAGAGCGAAGCACTGCGCTACGTCGCGGCAGCACGCGAAGAATGGTTGTATCCGGACAAGCATGTAACCAAGTCGCAATGGAATTCGTTTGGGGATGGGTACCTTTTGATGTCGGACCCGCGGGCGGTGGATTGATAAATTGCCTCCATAACTGGCGAAATGTTGGTGGTTGCGGAGAACATCCTCAAGTGAAGCCCTTGGACTTCTTTTCGACCCATCTGGTATTGGTGCGTGAGCAGCCGTTGCTACAGTGGAAGGCGCTGAACGTGAGGAAGTTCGGAAGGCGCGGCTGACAACCACCGCCTACAAACGTCTCGTTTGCAGGCGCCGAGGGAACTAACGGCGGCAGAGGGCGAGGAGGTCGTCGAGGAGCCCGACCAGCCGGCCTCCGTCCTCCAGACGCCCGAGCCACCGCGCCCACCCGCTCTCGGACGGAAAGACGTGGGCCAGCCCCCCGAACACCACGAGCGTCCCGAGGGCGGGCGCGGCGCGCGCGAGCCGGACGCTCTCCGTGTACGGGATCGAGCTGTCCGCCGCGCCGTGGGCGACGAGGAGGCGGGCCCGTACCTCGCCGATGCGGCTCGCGGGGGAGAGGCGACGGAACCGCTCCTTGGTCGCCAGCGGGAGCGCATCCATGAGCGCCGCCACCTGTTCCAGCTCCCGACTCTCGACCAGCTGCAGGAACCGCCTGCCCTCGACCCCGAGGCGCGACGTGTGCGCGCCCACGTCGGCGCCCGGATCGGCGAGCTTCAGTTCCGCGAGGTACTCGAGCCGGCGCCGTTCTTCGGGGTCCGCCACGTGCGGCGTAAGCGCCGCGAGGAGCTTCCAGCGGTTGTACTCCTCCGGCCGGGCGCGCCGCCACTCGCCGTCTTCCTCGTACCAGCCCGTGGCGATGAAGATGATGACGCGCCTCAGGTCCCAGTAGCCGCCGAAGCTTCCCACGAGCGCCACCCGCTCGCGGATGCCGGGATCCGCGGCAGCCAGGACGGCGGGGCCAGCCCCGAAGGAGAACCCGAGGATCCCGAGGGGGCCCGGCGTCTCCCGCCCCAGCAGCTTCACCGCGTCCACCACGAGGGCCACGTCCGACTCGGCCAGCTGGAACGCCCGGAGGCGCGGGAAATCGGGAGCCAGCACCAGAAAGCCAGCCCGCGCGAGGGCTCGAGCCATCCGCTGGAAGGAGGGGTGGGCCTGCCCCTGGCGCGAAAGGCCGTGGACCAGGACGAGGCCGGCGCACCCGGGGCCCTCGGCGCGGTAGAGGGAGCCGACGCCGGACCCGATCCTCACCTCGCTGACGGCCGCGGCCTTGAGCGCGGGGCGCGCTCCCGGAGCCACGAGGTCCATGGCGAGGAGGAGGGCGCCAAGCAGGCGGGCCAGGCGTGGGCCGCCGGCCACGAAGAGGACGACGGCGCCGAGCAGCAGGAGCCGGCTCACCCCATGGGCGGGTCGATCTCGGGGATCAGCTCGAGCAGCGTCCGCCGCAGGCGAGCGTCGTCGAGGAGCTCGGCTCCCGATCCGGAGAGCACGATCTGACCGCCGTCCAGCAGGTACGCGCGGTGGGCCAGGCGGAGGAGCCGGCGGACGTGCTGCCCCGCAGCCAGGATCGTCATCCCCTCGGAGGTGATCGTGCGGATCGCCTGGCAGAAGCGGGTGGTCACCTGGCGCGCGAGCCCGAGGAACGGGTCATCCAGGCAGAGCAGGCGCGGCCGCGACATGAGCGCGCGCGCCAGCGCCAGCATCTGCTGCTCCCCCCCGGAGAGGACGCTCGCCGGGGCGTTTTGCTTGTCCTGCAGGATAGGGAAGATCCTGAAGATCAGGCGGAGCGTCTCTTCGCGTTGAGCGTACGCGCGCGGGAGGAAGGCGCCCAGCTCGAGGTTTTCCCGCACGGCCAGCGGGGCGAAGAGCCGGCGTCCCTCAGGGACCAGGGAGATGCCGCGGGCGGCGACTTCGTAGGGCGGCAGCCCGTTGATCGGCTGCCCGTCGAGCCCGATCGTGCCGACCCGCGGGACCAGGAGCCCGGTGATCGTCCGCAGCAGGGTGGACTTCCCCGCGCCGTTGGGCCCGACGAGGGCGACGAACTCGCCGCGCCTGACCTCGAGGGAGCAGTTCCTGAGAACCAGAAGGTCGTCGTACCCCGCGTAGACGCCGTCGACAACGAGGAGCGGCCCGTTCATTAATCGTCGTCCCCGCCCAGGTAGGCGTCGAGCACGCGCCGGGATCCCAGGACGGCCGCCGGCCGGCCGTCGGCCACGATCGTCCCCTGGTCCAGGACCACGAGCCGGTCAGCCACCTCGGCCAGCACCCTGAAGGAATGCTCCACGGCGAAGATCGTGAGCCCGCGCTCGCGGAGGCGACCATAAAAGCGGATGACCTCCTCCCGGCCCTTGGGCGAAAGCCCCGAGGCCAGCTCGTCCAGGAGGAGGAGCGTGGGGCGCGTGGAGAGGGCTATGGCCAGCTCGAGGCGCTTCCGCTCCCCCAGCGAGAGCTCATAGGCCCGCGATCCTGCCTTTTCGCTGAGCCCCACGATGGCGAGGAGCCGTTCGGTCTCGCGCCGGCGGTCCTGGGCCCGACGGTAGCGATGCTGCGAGCGGAACGTGACGCCGACCAGGACGTTGTCCATCGCGGTCAGATGGCTGAAGGGGCGGGCGATCTGGAAGGTGCGGCCGATCCCGAGACGCGCGAGGTCCCAGGGCGAGGCCTCGGTGACCCGCTGCCCCCTGAACCAGACCTCGCCCGCCGTCGGCCTCAGCAGACCGGAGAGAACGTTGAAGAGCGTCGTCTTCCCGGAACCGTTGGGGCCGAGGAGACCGACGAGCTGGTGCTCCTCCACCGCGACGTCCACGCCCCGGAGGGCGAGGAGGCCCCCGAAGGCCATGGAGAGGCCCCGGCCTTCAAGGAGCGGCACGTCTGCGCCTCGTCAGCAGGCCCGCGAGCCCGCCGGGCAGATAGAGCACGACGGCGACCAGCGCCAGGGCGTAGGGAAACTGGTGGAGGGCGGGGGCGTAGGGGTGAAAGACCAGTTCGCTCAGGAGGTAGAGGGCGAGGGCGGCGGCCACGGGGCCGACGAGGCTGTGGAGGCCGCCGACGGTCGCCATGACGAGCGGCAGGATCGAGAAGTGTCGGCTGAACACGAGATCGGGCTCGACCACCCGAACCGTGTGGACGTAAAGGCCACCGGCCAGGGCTGTGAAGAGCGCCGAGAGGGCGAAGGCGAGGAGCTTCCAGGGGAGCGGCCGGAGGCCGAGCAGGCCGGCGCGTTCTTCCTCCTCCCTCACGGCGGCGAAGGCGAGACCCACGCGCGAGCGCAGGACCGCGGCGAAGCTTCCGAGCACGGCCAGCAGGAACGCGAGGGAGAGGTAGTAGCCCCCCGCGCGGCCTCGGGCCAGATCCAGGGGGAGCCACTCGAGCCCGGTGAGCGGCGGGATGCCGATGAGGCCCGAGCCGCCGCCGGTGAGCCCGGTCCAGTTGAGGGCGACGCCCCGCCACGCCTCGGCGTACGCGAGCGTCGCGAGCGCCAGGTAAGCGCCCCGCAGCCTGGCGGATGCGAGACCGATCCCGAGAGCGCCGAGGGCCCCCACGAGCCCGCCGACACCGATGGCGCCCCACGGCGACAGGCCGGCGAGGGAGGTGAGCGCCGCCGCGTAGGCGCCGAGACCGAAGAAGGCGGCGTGGCCGAAGGAGATCTGGCCGGCATAGGCGAGGAGGTTCCAGGCGGCGGCGAGCGTGGCGAAGAGAAAGGCCGTCGAGAGCAGGTACAGGTAGTAGGGGTGGAAGCCCGTGAGGGGCGGCGCGGCGACGAGCAGGAGTACGCCGAGCCCGCCCGCGATCCACGCGCCGGGGGCCGTCACTGGGTCCACCCGCGCGCCAGCCCTCCGGAGCGCGCGAGCAGCGAGCCGAGGAGGAGAAGCGCCACGACCAGCTCACGCCAGCTCGGCCCGGTCCACGCGACCGTGAGCGACTCGACGACCCCGAGGAGGACGCCCGCGAGGAGGACGCTCCCGAGCCGGCCCACGCCGGCCCAGATGGTGAGAACGATCGCCAGGAGCGTCAGCTCGACGCCGGCGGCGGGATAGACGTAGTGGAGCGTGGCGAAGAGGACGCCCGCGCCGCCGGCCAGCGCGAGGGCGAGCAGGAAGGTCGTCCGCGC
This window contains:
- a CDS encoding ABC transporter ATP-binding protein, coding for MNGPLLVVDGVYAGYDDLLVLRNCSLEVRRGEFVALVGPNGAGKSTLLRTITGLLVPRVGTIGLDGQPINGLPPYEVAARGISLVPEGRRLFAPLAVRENLELGAFLPRAYAQREETLRLIFRIFPILQDKQNAPASVLSGGEQQMLALARALMSRPRLLCLDDPFLGLARQVTTRFCQAIRTITSEGMTILAAGQHVRRLLRLAHRAYLLDGGQIVLSGSGAELLDDARLRRTLLELIPEIDPPMG
- a CDS encoding branched-chain amino acid ABC transporter permease — protein: MDPVTAPGAWIAGGLGVLLLVAAPPLTGFHPYYLYLLSTAFLFATLAAAWNLLAYAGQISFGHAAFFGLGAYAAALTSLAGLSPWGAIGVGGLVGALGALGIGLASARLRGAYLALATLAYAEAWRGVALNWTGLTGGGSGLIGIPPLTGLEWLPLDLARGRAGGYYLSLAFLLAVLGSFAAVLRSRVGLAFAAVREEEERAGLLGLRPLPWKLLAFALSALFTALAGGLYVHTVRVVEPDLVFSRHFSILPLVMATVGGLHSLVGPVAAALALYLLSELVFHPYAPALHQFPYALALVAVVLYLPGGLAGLLTRRRRAAP
- a CDS encoding ABC transporter ATP-binding protein produces the protein MPLLEGRGLSMAFGGLLALRGVDVAVEEHQLVGLLGPNGSGKTTLFNVLSGLLRPTAGEVWFRGQRVTEASPWDLARLGIGRTFQIARPFSHLTAMDNVLVGVTFRSQHRYRRAQDRRRETERLLAIVGLSEKAGSRAYELSLGERKRLELAIALSTRPTLLLLDELASGLSPKGREEVIRFYGRLRERGLTIFAVEHSFRVLAEVADRLVVLDQGTIVADGRPAAVLGSRRVLDAYLGGDDD